GTCCCGTGAACTGTTCCTCTCCCTCATCCTGTCCCCCTATTACGGATGCTGGCAGGGAAAACGCCACGCAATTGCCAGGGCTGATATAATCTGGAGAGCACGCTTTGTTGAGTCGGGCATGGATAACCTATTGGACTTCCTGAAGAAGGATGATCCGGAAATACTCGGAAAAATACTTTGCAAAGAAGCAGAAGGTTTTCTCAAATTTACCAGGCTCAATTTCTCCCGCAGGCAGACTGCCTCCTATTGGATAAACGCCGTTGAAAAACTCTGGTCTTCCCTCGGCTTTCCCGTTATCTCCGATGAGAAGGATACTATAGATTCAAGGCACCTCGGGGAAATCGTCCACGACATGTCATGTAACCTCGGCCATGTTACGATGGATGGACATGAATTCTATTCATTTCTTACACATAGTGCGATCGGGAAAATTGCCCAGATCAGAGGATCGGAAGAAGCAGGTATTCAGATATTGGGGCTTATAGAATCACGGGGGCTTGATTTTGACAAACTCTATGTGATCGGACTGGACGACAGGGCGCTACCCCAGCCCGTCAGGCCGATGCCTCTTCTCGACACATCTGAGCGGAGGCTTGTTCATAGGGGAACACCGGCCTCCTCGTACGAAATAGGATTAAAGGCATTTTCAAATCTTATCTCCTGTGCACCGGATGTGACGCTCACGAGAGCGGAGCAGAAAGACTCAAAGCCTCTTTCACCCTCACCCTTCTGGCCCAAAAACGAATCGGAAAAATACCGGAACATCTGGACTGACCCCGGTTACGCATGGATAAGGGCTCCATGGCTAAGATCAGCCTATGAGGGATTGAGAATCGCCGCTTCCGGAGGCGATCCTAAAATTGCCGGCATAAAAAGATCAGAGGACACATTACTAAAGAAAACGCCACTTTCTGAGGGGATTTCGGCAACCGGTATAGAAACGGCCATTAGGTGTCCTTTCAAGTTCCTCATTGACGGCATCTTGAAGATAAAACCCTTAGAAGAAAAGAGGTCAGTTATCTCTCCAATGGAGCGGGGTCTCAGGATTCACAGGATAGTGGCCTCCTTTACCGGTGCTGTTCGAGAAAAAGGGCTTCATTTGGAACGGGACAGGAAAAAAGTACTTTCGCTTCTTACCGAATGCGTTGATCAAGTACTCAAAGATGTTGTGCAACTCCCACAGTGGGAGGTAGAGCGCCGTCTTCTTCTCTTCGAAGACTCACCCCCCGGCATGCTTATCTCCTGGCTTGATGCCGAAACGGGGCATCGCCAAGAGGGGTGGGAATGCATTGCCGAGGAGGCCGATTTCAGAGGACTCAAATGTGACGGCTGGTTTTTTCCCATGCAAGGCAGAATAGATAGAATCGATTATCATAAAGATAAAGGCCTTATCTGCTGGGACTACAAAACCGGAACGTATCCGAATCAAAGGGACATTCTGGAAAGGCTTATAGCCCCGCAGCTTCCTGTTTATCTGCTCGCCCTGCGCATGGGAAACGTTTCGGTCGTCGATGAATATCTCAAACAGAAAACGCCCCTTTCGGCGGGGTACGCGCAGATAAAAACTCCGGCCACAGTAAAAATGCACCAGATCAAGGGAATCGAAGAGGCGCTGAGTGAATGGATAACGACAATCGCCGATATAGAAAAAATTCTCGAAAGAGGAGACTTTAGTGCTAACCCCTACCCCGTATCAAATATAGAGAACAGGGCGGTAGCCTGTGAAAAGTGTTCCTGCATGACTCTTTGCGAAAGAGGGATTGTACCGAAAGAAATGGAAAATGACACCTAATCTTACCGACAAAAATGAGCGTCTGTCTGCCCTCGACACGGCTGGCAGCCACCATGTTGAGGCTCCGGCCGGTTCCGGCAAGACCCTGCTCTTGACCATGAGATTTCTCAAACTGCTGGGAGAGGTGAATCACCCCGGAGAGATCATAGCCCTTACCTTTACCGAGAAGGCTGCAGGAGAGATGCGGGATCGTATTCTCCGTACGTTGAATATGGCCCGGGACAATGAAACTCCCGAGAATTCCCTGGACGACACACTTACTAAACTTGCCGGCAATGCCCTTGGCCGCCATAAACAGCTTGTATCTGCTGATGTCCTGAACATCATGACATTCCACGGTTTCTGCCTCTATATGGCCCGGCGTGCCCCTTTAGAGGCCGGGATTGCACCCGACTGCGAAATCATGGATGAAAAAGTCCAGCCCATTTTAATTGATGAAGCGCTGCAGTGTGTACGGAATCGACTCTTCTCATCTCCCAGGGGTGACATAAAAAGGGCTGCCCTGGAAAACCGTCTCCTTTATCACAACAACTACTGGGACGGTATCTCAGAAGAGCTGAAAGAGGTGATAAGAACAAGGGATCAGTTTCAAGACCTGATAATGGAAGTACGTTCCCATGGGATTGCTTCCCTTCCACCGATACTGACTAAGCGGTTGCAGATCTACATGGAGAGATGCCTCCATGGTCTCCTGGAAAAATTTTCATTGTACGATCTCGGTGCAAAATGGGGAGAATTCACAGAACACCTCTCCAGCAAAGGTGCGGAGACCAACACTCTGCCATCCTCACTTCCGGGGTCATCCTGGGAGGAGCTTCCCCGCTGGCAGGTCTTAGCAGACAGAATACTTACTAAAAGCGGGAGTCCGAGAAGACAGTTTGGACCGTCGAGCGGCTTTTACAGCAATTTTAAAAAGACCGCCTGGGCAGAGCTGATCGAGAGCCTTCCGGAAAATGTTACAAAAGCCTTACATGATACAAGAGACTACCCGGCAAAGGGCGACACCATAGCCGATATCGGCGTCCTTTCAGACTTCATAATCCTTGCGGCGGAGGTCATCGGCGAATATGAAGCGATATGCAGAAAACGGCATATCATCGATTTCATCGGGCTGGAACAGTCGGCACTCCGAGTATTGAATGAAGAAAATCCCACCGATCTTCACCTGTATCTTGACCACAGGATAAGACACCTGCTCGTTGACGAGTTTCAGGATACCAACCGGAACCAGTGGGAATTGATAAAGAGACTTTGCAGCGGCTGGACGCCGGATGACGGCAGGACGATCTTTATCGTTGGTGATCCGAAACAGTCCATCTATGCCTTCAGAAACGCGGAAGTGAGGTTGTTTATCGAGGCCAAAGACGGTATTCCGCTTCCCGGACAGGAAAAGCTCCCACTTAACACACATCTGTTAAAGACGAATTTCCGTTCCACGGAAGAATTGATAAAGTGGACGAACGCACTTTTTGGCGACACAGTTATGATCAATCCGGACTCCGATGCCGATGAAGTCCCATTCAATTCATCTATCCCAGCCGGAAATGATAAAAAAGAGACGGTCATATCCCTCAATCTTTTTTCGGATAAAGATACCGACAGGGCAAAAGATGATGAGGCGAGGTGGCTTGCTAAAAAAGTAAAAAAGACGCTCGATGAAACGTCTGGCAAAAAATCCATCGCCATACTCTTATTTACACGAAACAGGATTCACCGATATCTTGCCGCCCTGAAGCAGGAACGAATCCCCGTTCAGGTACAGGAAGGACTGAGTCTCATTGAAAGGCCGGAAATCATGCACCTTATGCAGACGGCCCGGTTCATGGTGAGGCCGCATGACGATATGGCCTGGGCATCTCTTCTTAGATCGCCCTGGTCCTGGTTCGATGTGACGATTCTCCAGGAGGCAGCCATGCAGGATGAGGAAAGCTGGGCAAAAAAGATACACCTCACGGCAAAAACGCATCCCGAAATGGATGTCCTCCTAAAGGCTATTGACCAGGCAATGATGAGGGTTGGAAGAGAGCCTCTCGGAAAGGTCGTCAAAGGGTTCTGGGAGACCCTCGACGGACCTAAGATAACGGCCTATCTTTACGGCATGGCAGGGGTTGCAAATTGCCGCCGTTTTTTTGAAATCCTGGAAGATGCTGAGGAAGGAGTTCCGCAGGAGACCCTGAATCGTATCGAAGTTACCCTCGATTCCCTCTATGAACCGGTGGATCCTACCGCATCGCGATCACCGGTTGAGATGATGACAATTCATAAGGCAAAGGGGTTGGAATTCGATTGTGTATTCCTCCCGTTCATGGACTGGAGACCGCTTGCCAGCGGCCCCAAAACGCCACCTCCCTATCTTCTGGAAAGGATGCCGGGAACCGGCGAAAAACACTTGATTGCCATGGGCCGTGATCGCCGTACAGAAGAACCCACAGCAACGTACAGGCTCCTCAACAAAATCCGGAAAGAACGTGAATGGGGGGAAGCGAAACGTACCTTTTATGTTGCGGCAACCCGGGCAAGAGACTCCCTCATCATGGGCGGTGTCGTAAAATCAAAGGATGAGGCTGTTTTTGCCCCCGACAAAAGTGTGCTGAGTTGGGTCATGGGTCATGAAGGCCTGAACAGGAAGGATCCCGCCGAAATAAAAGGCACTACCATCTCAATTGTCGTCAACCCGGTAATAGATACCCTGTCCACTAAAGATGAATATGCTGATTTAATCCTTCCGGAGCCCCTTCCGCTTACCCCCGAGAGAATGCCTTACGTTGTGGAAAGTCCTTCATTGCTCAAAACTGATGACCTCACCCATCTGGGTGATGATAATGCCGATGGTAGAGCGCGTGGAATCATAACTCACAGGATTCTGCACACCTCAATTATCGGTGCTAAAATTCCAACCGAAGCTGCTATCGTCAAGGCGCTCTGCGCTGAAGGACTGCCTGCGGAGTTGGCCGTCCACATATCTCCCGAGATAATTGAAGAAGTTGATTCCACACTTAGCAATCCTTTCATAGCAGGACTGATCGATAAATCTAACCCGATAGTCCGAAGTGAATGGGCTATTGAGGATACATCGAAAGAAGGGCACATTCGTTCCGGCATTATCGATCTTGCAGTCTTTGATGGGAACAACTGGTGGATAGTGGATTTTAAGACCTCAAGACCGGCAAAAGGTAAGTCGTTTGAAAAATTTATATCCCGCGAGGAGGAGCTGTACAGACCACAGCTCGAAGCTTATCGATCCATGCTGAAAAAGGTGGAACCAGTCGGTAAGTCGTCAATTCACATGGGAATTTATCTAACCGCATTAAAACAATGGAGGGAGTTATAAAAATAAACGCCGGACGCTTTTAGCCATAACAGCCTGATATGACTATAGTTCTTGTCATTGGCGCAAAATGGGGCAATCAGGCCTGAAGGCTTAAGAAAGCTATATTTACTCTGCTTTTTAACAGGCTTATTGACATATTAATAACAGCTTCTGTGAATAAGTCTGGAATTTGTATTGTTTTTAAAAGACTTTTTTATTGACAAAAAAGTAAAAATGATTAGTTTAACTAAAATTCGATAAAAGAGAAAAAGGTGGTAAATTGACAAACCTGTATAAGTGCAAAAAGAAGGACACATTCATAACCGAATCCTGTCATGATGAAGCCTGTGAGTGGTGGCTGAAGAACGAAACATTTTGTAATTGCACTTGGATTGTGTGCAATCACGGCCCCTTTACTCTTGAAGAGGTTGGTGCGATGATGGGGGTAACAAGAGAAAGAATAAGGCAGATAGAAGCAAAGGCCCTCAGAAAATTACAGCACAAAAAAAGAAGAGATCAATTGAAAGATTTTGCCTTGCCGGATTACGATTATGAATAAGAAGATGTTTTGATAATTACTTTTCTTTAATAATCGTAACTACTCAGGAGTCAGAAGCAAGAATTCAATAGACAGAAGAAAAAATAAAAACCGTCCAGCAAAAGGCTTTAAACATCGAATGATGTAGTGTCTGTTCCCCAAATTCTGCCGTGCAGGATGTTGCTTCATAATTGAAGAAATCAGTAATTTGTCAGCGTTACATACTGCTTTTATTCTGACTACTGACTACTGGATACCTGAGTAGTTACTAATAATCTACTAATTTTCTGAGTTCCTTCCCAACCTTAAAAAACGGAACCTTTCTGGAAGGAACATCAACTATTGCCCCTGTTTTCGGGTTTCTTCCTTCCCGGGAATCTCTCGATTTAACGGTAAAATTTCCCAATCCCCTGATGTCTATCCTCTCATTTCTTAATAATGCGCCTGTCATCGCTTGGAATATAATATTGACTGCAAAATCTACATCCTTTTTGGGATAATCCTCCAGTCTCTCCTGTACTTTTTCAATCAGGTCTCTCTTTGTCATGATTTAACCTCTAATAACTGATTCCGCTACACTCTTTCCTCAACTCACCTACGATGGCAGAAACCGTTTCTTTCAGGATATATTTCCAGAGTTTCAACCTTTTTTCTTTGGGATGCACCACCTCGGGTTTTCCCTTTATTCCGGAGAGCTTTGCAGCAAGATTGATTGCATATTCTTTATCACCGAGGAAATCAACAAGACCTATCTTCAACGCCTGCC
This sequence is a window from Syntrophales bacterium. Protein-coding genes within it:
- a CDS encoding UvrD-helicase domain-containing protein produces the protein MTPNLTDKNERLSALDTAGSHHVEAPAGSGKTLLLTMRFLKLLGEVNHPGEIIALTFTEKAAGEMRDRILRTLNMARDNETPENSLDDTLTKLAGNALGRHKQLVSADVLNIMTFHGFCLYMARRAPLEAGIAPDCEIMDEKVQPILIDEALQCVRNRLFSSPRGDIKRAALENRLLYHNNYWDGISEELKEVIRTRDQFQDLIMEVRSHGIASLPPILTKRLQIYMERCLHGLLEKFSLYDLGAKWGEFTEHLSSKGAETNTLPSSLPGSSWEELPRWQVLADRILTKSGSPRRQFGPSSGFYSNFKKTAWAELIESLPENVTKALHDTRDYPAKGDTIADIGVLSDFIILAAEVIGEYEAICRKRHIIDFIGLEQSALRVLNEENPTDLHLYLDHRIRHLLVDEFQDTNRNQWELIKRLCSGWTPDDGRTIFIVGDPKQSIYAFRNAEVRLFIEAKDGIPLPGQEKLPLNTHLLKTNFRSTEELIKWTNALFGDTVMINPDSDADEVPFNSSIPAGNDKKETVISLNLFSDKDTDRAKDDEARWLAKKVKKTLDETSGKKSIAILLFTRNRIHRYLAALKQERIPVQVQEGLSLIERPEIMHLMQTARFMVRPHDDMAWASLLRSPWSWFDVTILQEAAMQDEESWAKKIHLTAKTHPEMDVLLKAIDQAMMRVGREPLGKVVKGFWETLDGPKITAYLYGMAGVANCRRFFEILEDAEEGVPQETLNRIEVTLDSLYEPVDPTASRSPVEMMTIHKAKGLEFDCVFLPFMDWRPLASGPKTPPPYLLERMPGTGEKHLIAMGRDRRTEEPTATYRLLNKIRKEREWGEAKRTFYVAATRARDSLIMGGVVKSKDEAVFAPDKSVLSWVMGHEGLNRKDPAEIKGTTISIVVNPVIDTLSTKDEYADLILPEPLPLTPERMPYVVESPSLLKTDDLTHLGDDNADGRARGIITHRILHTSIIGAKIPTEAAIVKALCAEGLPAELAVHISPEIIEEVDSTLSNPFIAGLIDKSNPIVRSEWAIEDTSKEGHIRSGIIDLAVFDGNNWWIVDFKTSRPAKGKSFEKFISREEELYRPQLEAYRSMLKKVEPVGKSSIHMGIYLTALKQWREL
- a CDS encoding HU family DNA-binding protein, with the protein product MTKRDLIEKVQERLEDYPKKDVDFAVNIIFQAMTGALLRNERIDIRGLGNFTVKSRDSREGRNPKTGAIVDVPSRKVPFFKVGKELRKLVDY
- a CDS encoding sigma factor-like helix-turn-helix DNA-binding protein, whose protein sequence is MTNLYKCKKKDTFITESCHDEACEWWLKNETFCNCTWIVCNHGPFTLEEVGAMMGVTRERIRQIEAKALRKLQHKKRRDQLKDFALPDYDYE
- a CDS encoding PD-(D/E)XK nuclease family protein: MIHGRLNLTSTGRLARRLRHRFRTECIQKGMQGWRPLNAVKLEDWLTRIWFESWPEKIPASELYRINLWKELAEKIPPPVPLDKDFNLYRLLDENYGTMIRCKINPASGPPSTPLVEWRRTISRAFKKTLDGKDFFHPSELPSYVGKAIAENIITCPDRISFLGFESPAPIEGDLFNLLENMADVEYGGNSGRRPEYLEAITLPSPEQEVIYLAHRLIEDARSIPLHRIGVVVPDLNAYSIMIERSLKELMGASPPKGTSWFNITLGISLIDSMLVKAALIPLRLMTEGVSRELFLSLILSPYYGCWQGKRHAIARADIIWRARFVESGMDNLLDFLKKDDPEILGKILCKEAEGFLKFTRLNFSRRQTASYWINAVEKLWSSLGFPVISDEKDTIDSRHLGEIVHDMSCNLGHVTMDGHEFYSFLTHSAIGKIAQIRGSEEAGIQILGLIESRGLDFDKLYVIGLDDRALPQPVRPMPLLDTSERRLVHRGTPASSYEIGLKAFSNLISCAPDVTLTRAEQKDSKPLSPSPFWPKNESEKYRNIWTDPGYAWIRAPWLRSAYEGLRIAASGGDPKIAGIKRSEDTLLKKTPLSEGISATGIETAIRCPFKFLIDGILKIKPLEEKRSVISPMERGLRIHRIVASFTGAVREKGLHLERDRKKVLSLLTECVDQVLKDVVQLPQWEVERRLLLFEDSPPGMLISWLDAETGHRQEGWECIAEEADFRGLKCDGWFFPMQGRIDRIDYHKDKGLICWDYKTGTYPNQRDILERLIAPQLPVYLLALRMGNVSVVDEYLKQKTPLSAGYAQIKTPATVKMHQIKGIEEALSEWITTIADIEKILERGDFSANPYPVSNIENRAVACEKCSCMTLCERGIVPKEMENDT